In Candidatus Angelobacter sp., the genomic stretch TGCTCAACAACACCATCCAGGACGTCCTCGCCCGCAAGGCGCGCATGGACGGCAAGGAAGTTCTCTGGCTGCCCGGCACCGACCATGCCGGCATCGCCACCGAGGGCATGGTGGCCAGACAGATTTGGAAGGATGAGAAGAAATCCAAACGCGACATCGGACGCGAGGAATTCATCAAGCGTGTCTGGGCCTGGAAGGAAAAACACGGCGGCATCATCATCGCGCAACTCAAGAAACTCGGCTGCTCGTGCGACTGGACCCGTGAACGTTTCACGATGAACCCGGACTACGTGCGCAATGTGCAGCGCGTGTTCGTCGATCTTTACAAGAAGGGCCTCATCTATCGCGGCAAACGCATGGTGAACTGGTGTCCCGCCACGCAGACCGCACTCTCCGACGAGGAAGTGGAAATGCGACCGCAAAAAGGTTTCATGTGTCACTTCAGAGTTCAGGTTGCGGAAAGCCCCCTCACCGCGGCTCTCTCCCCCAAGGGGGGCGAGGAAGAAAAATCTTCGGCGACGACTGCGTCCGGTTCTCAAGTTACCAACGCTCGCGCTTCTCATTCCCTCTCCCCCTCTGGGGGAGAGGGTCAGGGTGAGGGGGACGCTAAGAAAGGCGGGCCAGAAATTGATTCGCAAGGCCGTGTGTGGCTCACCATCGCGACGACGCGTCCGGAAACCATCCCCGGCGATACCGCCGTGGCCGTGAATCCGAAGGACTCGCGTTACGCGCATCTCATCGGGAAACACATCGTGCGACCGCTGCCTCTCGAATTGCCGCGCGAGCAGAAGCTCATTCCCATCATCGGCGACGAGCATGTGGACTTCGAGTTCGGCACCGGTGTGCTCAAGGTGACGCCTGCGCATGACAAGGCCGACTTCGACATTGGCCAGCGCCACAAACTGCCAATCGTGGACATTATGAACCCCGATGGGACGATGAACGAACTGGCGGGCGCGGATTTGAAAGGGCTGGATCGCTTTAAAGCCCGGAAAGTGGCTGTAGGAAAGTTGACCGAACTCGGCGCGCTCGTGGAGGAAAAGCCGTACGAGAACAACGTCGGTTTCAGTCAGCGCGCGGATGTGCCGATCGAGCCGCGCTTGAGCGAGCAATGGTTTCTCAAGTATCCTAGCGTGGAGAAGTCCAAGGCATGCGTGGAGCAGGAAGCTGGAACTGGTCCGGGTGGAACAGGCTGCGAGCCTGTTACGGTCGGCAACTTGCCGACCGTTCCGGAAGCGCCGGGCAGGTTGCCCGGCACAACGGGCCAGTGGCCCGTTCCACCCGGCAAGATGCGCTTTCATCCGCAGCGGTGGGCGAAGGTTTATGACCATTGGCTGACGAACATTCAGGACTGGTGCATCAGCCGCCAGCTTTGGTGGGGGCATCGGATTCCGGTGTGGAGCAAGACCAAACTGACCCTGTCAAAATCCGACTCGCAGAATCCTGTTTCGATTGCGCAATTTTTGGCTGGAATGTCAGATTCTCAAACGGCGGAGACTTCATTGTCTGGTAAAGAGGAACAGATCACTTTCCTTCGCGTCCGCGGCGAAATTTGGGAGGCTGCAACATATTCGATAGAGGAAGCACAGGTTCTTGAAGCAAACGGCTTCACCCAAGACCCCGACGTACTCGACACATGGTTCAGTTCCTGGCTCTGGCCTTTTGCCACGATGGGCTGGCCGGAGCAGACCGAGACGTTGAAGAAGTTTTATCCGACCACCGACCTTGTCACCGCGCCGGAAATTATTTTCTTCTGGGTCGCGCGCATGATCATGGCGGGCTTCGAATACATGGGCGAGCTGCCGTTCCGCAACGTCTATTTCACCGGCATCATCCGCGACAAGATCGGGCGCAAGATGTCGAAGACCCTCGGCAATTCACCTGACCCGCTCGATCTCATCGCCAAGTACGGCGCCGACGCCGTCCGCTTCGGCACCATGCGCAGCGCGCCGCTCGGCCAGGACGTGATGTTCGACGAGAAAGACGTCGAGTTGGGCCGCAACTTCTGCAACAAACTCTGGAACGCCTGTCGTTTCCGGCAAATGCAGGGGAGCGCAGGCGGCCCGCCTGCTGCGTCGGGCGACCCGCCCGGCGCTTTTGAAATCGAAGGTGAGATTGAACCCGCTTTGTTGTCGTCCGATGACAAATGGATTTTGCTGAAGCTTGACCGGGCGATTCGCGAGATCAATACCGCCTTTGCCGAATATAAATTTAACGAAGCCGCGGCCACGCTTTACCGGTTCTTCTGGAGCGAGTATTGCGACTGGTATGTGGAGGCGAGCAAGGCGACCCAGCAAGGGAACGACGTGGCACGCAAGACGAACAAGCTTGCGGTGATTGATTTCGTCCTCAGCCACACGCTCCGCCTACTCCATCCGTTTCTGCCGTTCATCACCGAGGGATTGTGGCACGGGATGGGTTATGCCGAGGACATGCCGGAAAATCAGGGCGGCAAGACCGTCATGTTTGCGCCCTGGCCAAAGCCGCTCGACGACGACTTCAAGACTCACTACGGCCTCGAGGAAAGTGACGTGCGGTTCGTAGATGCGAAATACGAACTGATCACCCGCGGCCGCAATCTCCGACGCGAGTTCAACGTTGCCGCCAACAAAAAAGTGAAGTTCATCCTCAAGGTGAAAGACCCACTGCCGTCGCACGAAAGCGACGTCATTCAGCTTCTGCTCAATGCGGAATCTCTCGACGTTGACCCGAACTTTGCGCCGAAGAAGGGAACTCCTTCGACTCTCACCGATCTTGGCGAGTTGTTCATGCCACTCGAAGGACTGGTGGATGTCGAAGCCGAGCGGACGCGCCTGAAGAAGGAACTGATGAAGATCGAAGCGGAGATTGAAAAGGCGCAGGCCAAACTCAACAACCCCGCCTTCACGGAGAAAGCCCCACCGAACGTCTTGGAAGAACACAAGAAGCGTCTGGCGGAATGGCAGGCGAAACGGCAGCAGGTGAAGGCAGCACTGGAGTCGCTGCAGGGCTGAACCCTCCAGTTTCGTCGCTGCAAGATTTCAAAACAAGCCGCTCACACGATTTACCGCCATGAAACCCGTCGAACTCAGGAAGCATTTGAAAATTGCCGTGCGGGCGGCACAAGCCGCCGGCGAACTGATGCGGCGAAACTTGAGGGCGGCCAAGCGAATCAACTCGGCCACGCAGCACGACATTAAGCTGGAGCTGGACGTGCGCTGTCAGAAGTTGATTGAGAAAACGCTGCGGTCTGTATTCCCGCACATCGCCATCCTGGGCGAGGAAGGCGTGCTGGGCGACGTGGAAGCCGAGCAGCGCTGGGTGGTTGATCCAATTGACGGTACGGTCAATTTCACCTACGGCATTCCGCACTTCTGCGTGTCGATTGCCTTGCAGGTCAGACAGGTTTCAGGTTCCAAGTCCCGCGCTCCGGGTTCATCGCAGCCCGACGCCGGTTACGAAACGGTCGTTGGCGTCGTGTACGATCCGTTCTGCGATGAGTTGTGGACG encodes the following:
- a CDS encoding inositol monophosphatase family protein, producing MKPVELRKHLKIAVRAAQAAGELMRRNLRAAKRINSATQHDIKLELDVRCQKLIEKTLRSVFPHIAILGEEGVLGDVEAEQRWVVDPIDGTVNFTYGIPHFCVSIALQVRQVSGSKSRAPGSSQPDAGYETVVGVVYDPFCDELWTAIRGRKAYLNGEIIRVSKRRRLDEAIISVGFAKHKSTLNQMVPVLNRLVHRVRKIRIMGAAALAMTYVASGRMDAYVESGIRLWDIAAGGLILECAGGDFWREPMAGEHKYRIMANNGPLRRKLQTLI
- a CDS encoding valine--tRNA ligase, which produces MSEIPKAYEPQAVEEKWYDFWLKQGCFTADPARVSDRRPAYSIVIPPPNVTGVLHMGHVLNNTIQDVLARKARMDGKEVLWLPGTDHAGIATEGMVARQIWKDEKKSKRDIGREEFIKRVWAWKEKHGGIIIAQLKKLGCSCDWTRERFTMNPDYVRNVQRVFVDLYKKGLIYRGKRMVNWCPATQTALSDEEVEMRPQKGFMCHFRVQVAESPLTAALSPKGGEEEKSSATTASGSQVTNARASHSLSPSGGEGQGEGDAKKGGPEIDSQGRVWLTIATTRPETIPGDTAVAVNPKDSRYAHLIGKHIVRPLPLELPREQKLIPIIGDEHVDFEFGTGVLKVTPAHDKADFDIGQRHKLPIVDIMNPDGTMNELAGADLKGLDRFKARKVAVGKLTELGALVEEKPYENNVGFSQRADVPIEPRLSEQWFLKYPSVEKSKACVEQEAGTGPGGTGCEPVTVGNLPTVPEAPGRLPGTTGQWPVPPGKMRFHPQRWAKVYDHWLTNIQDWCISRQLWWGHRIPVWSKTKLTLSKSDSQNPVSIAQFLAGMSDSQTAETSLSGKEEQITFLRVRGEIWEAATYSIEEAQVLEANGFTQDPDVLDTWFSSWLWPFATMGWPEQTETLKKFYPTTDLVTAPEIIFFWVARMIMAGFEYMGELPFRNVYFTGIIRDKIGRKMSKTLGNSPDPLDLIAKYGADAVRFGTMRSAPLGQDVMFDEKDVELGRNFCNKLWNACRFRQMQGSAGGPPAASGDPPGAFEIEGEIEPALLSSDDKWILLKLDRAIREINTAFAEYKFNEAAATLYRFFWSEYCDWYVEASKATQQGNDVARKTNKLAVIDFVLSHTLRLLHPFLPFITEGLWHGMGYAEDMPENQGGKTVMFAPWPKPLDDDFKTHYGLEESDVRFVDAKYELITRGRNLRREFNVAANKKVKFILKVKDPLPSHESDVIQLLLNAESLDVDPNFAPKKGTPSTLTDLGELFMPLEGLVDVEAERTRLKKELMKIEAEIEKAQAKLNNPAFTEKAPPNVLEEHKKRLAEWQAKRQQVKAALESLQG